The Halobacterium sp. CBA1132 genome has a segment encoding these proteins:
- a CDS encoding ABC transporter permease — MKLPDRANDLLGRLVRASAFERFLISTSALLLSVFIGALIILGAGRMTDCASAAYTLAFPGAFVTSTLPGLVPGVVKSALPAGLWPSQSLFAMGFCYDPFAVYDLLFLGALGNVVNDPLNGQFATTLAETTILMFTGVAVAVAFRADIFNIGVQGQLVVGALTTGVVLSFLAPPLASLGVVATLVLLPLGLLLGGISGGLYAAIPGALKAYADANEVITTIMLNFVATSIALFLVSRAKYFKDPESFANQTVPLPDIALFPSWLFRARDDASILALALAIAVLVGIWYLLQHTPFGYDLRTSGLQPDAAEYGGVDADRTIVSSMTLSGALAGIGGAVYVLMVLGNFQTGVPDYGFDGITVSILAGNNPLGIGFAAFLFGVLKSGSIVVQVGSDVPPTLVGVLRGLIILFVAMPEFFRMLGRKFGSFGSPGEPVGADGATGGGSDE; from the coding sequence GTGAAGCTCCCCGACCGAGCGAACGACCTGCTCGGGCGCCTCGTCCGCGCGTCGGCGTTCGAGCGATTCCTCATCAGCACGTCCGCGCTCCTGCTGTCGGTGTTCATCGGCGCGCTCATCATTCTCGGCGCCGGCCGCATGACCGACTGCGCCAGCGCCGCGTACACGCTGGCGTTCCCCGGTGCGTTCGTCACGTCCACGCTCCCCGGACTGGTGCCGGGTGTCGTGAAGTCCGCGCTCCCCGCGGGCCTGTGGCCGTCGCAGTCGCTGTTCGCGATGGGGTTCTGCTACGACCCGTTCGCGGTGTACGACCTGCTTTTCCTCGGCGCGCTCGGCAACGTCGTGAACGACCCGCTCAACGGCCAGTTCGCGACGACGCTCGCCGAGACCACGATTCTGATGTTCACGGGCGTCGCGGTCGCAGTGGCGTTCCGTGCGGACATCTTCAACATCGGTGTACAGGGACAGCTCGTCGTCGGCGCGCTCACCACGGGCGTCGTGCTCTCGTTCCTCGCGCCGCCGCTGGCGAGCCTCGGTGTCGTCGCCACGCTCGTCTTGCTCCCGCTGGGCCTCTTGCTCGGCGGCATTTCGGGCGGCCTCTACGCCGCGATTCCCGGCGCCTTGAAGGCGTACGCGGACGCCAACGAGGTCATCACCACCATCATGCTGAACTTCGTCGCCACCTCCATCGCGCTCTTCTTGGTCTCCCGCGCGAAGTACTTCAAGGACCCCGAGAGCTTCGCGAACCAGACCGTCCCGCTGCCGGACATCGCGCTGTTCCCGTCGTGGCTGTTCCGCGCCCGCGACGACGCATCCATACTCGCGCTCGCGCTCGCTATCGCGGTGCTCGTCGGCATCTGGTATCTCCTCCAGCACACGCCGTTCGGCTACGACCTCCGCACGAGCGGTCTCCAGCCGGACGCCGCGGAGTACGGCGGTGTCGACGCCGACCGCACCATCGTCTCCAGCATGACGCTGTCCGGCGCGCTCGCCGGCATCGGCGGCGCCGTCTACGTGCTGATGGTGCTGGGGAACTTCCAGACCGGCGTCCCCGACTACGGCTTCGACGGCATCACCGTCTCCATCCTCGCCGGAAACAATCCGCTCGGCATCGGCTTCGCGGCGTTCCTCTTCGGCGTGCTCAAGAGCGGGTCCATCGTCGTGCAGGTCGGTTCGGACGTTCCGCCGACGCTCGTCGGCGTGCTCCGCGGACTCATCATCCTGTTCGTCGCGATGCCCGAGTTCTTCCGGATGCTCGGCCGCAAGTTCGGTTCGTTCGGCTCGCCCGGCGAGCCAGTTGGCGCCGACGGCGCCACCGGAGGTGGGAGCGATGAGTGA
- a CDS encoding ABC transporter permease, producing MSDEPPVFGTVRRAAAATYDWLFVGRSHLQQSVISLVLLAAIGLTAAGVFAPESDAGRLFAVLTADSTLAATLRLSVPIAFAALGGIFAEKSGVINIGLEGLLIIAAFTGIWATDVTGNVWYGLLGGVLASTLLAGLFAIVCIEFRADQIIAGLAVWLIALGLAPFLSSVIYGSKNTVSVDTFPTLPQMGIPVLSDAVASPIPFVGVAPVDIPFFGALFDASPPVYLMLLAVALSWYTLHRTAFGRWVEASGENPKALDTAGVNVHRVRYAAVLLSGVLAGVGGAALALGVGQFTGNGPTMVNGKGFIAIVAYLFGNYHPIGALGSTMLFAGLDATQLTLQARDVFQVPTELVRTIPYVTVIVVLAVFGRTRIPSAGGEHYESGEDE from the coding sequence ATGAGTGACGAACCCCCGGTCTTCGGCACCGTTCGTCGCGCCGCTGCCGCCACCTACGATTGGCTGTTCGTCGGTCGGAGCCACCTCCAGCAGTCGGTCATCAGCCTCGTCCTGCTCGCCGCCATCGGCCTCACCGCCGCCGGCGTGTTCGCGCCCGAATCCGACGCCGGCCGACTGTTCGCCGTGCTCACCGCCGACTCGACGCTCGCCGCGACGCTGCGACTCTCGGTCCCCATCGCGTTCGCCGCGCTGGGCGGTATCTTCGCGGAGAAGAGCGGCGTCATCAACATCGGTCTCGAAGGCCTGCTCATCATCGCCGCGTTCACCGGCATCTGGGCGACCGACGTGACCGGAAACGTCTGGTACGGGCTGCTCGGCGGCGTACTCGCGAGTACGCTGCTGGCGGGCCTGTTCGCCATCGTCTGCATCGAGTTCCGGGCCGACCAGATTATCGCCGGCCTCGCCGTGTGGCTCATCGCGCTCGGCCTCGCGCCGTTCCTCTCCTCGGTCATCTACGGGTCGAAAAACACCGTCAGCGTCGACACGTTCCCGACGCTCCCGCAGATGGGGATTCCGGTGCTCTCGGACGCGGTCGCGTCACCGATACCGTTCGTCGGCGTCGCGCCCGTCGACATCCCGTTCTTCGGCGCGCTGTTCGACGCCAGCCCGCCGGTCTACCTGATGCTGCTTGCCGTCGCGCTGTCGTGGTACACGCTCCACCGCACCGCGTTCGGGCGCTGGGTCGAAGCCAGCGGCGAGAACCCGAAGGCGCTGGACACCGCGGGCGTGAACGTCCACCGCGTCCGGTACGCGGCCGTCCTGCTGTCGGGCGTGCTTGCGGGCGTCGGCGGCGCCGCGCTCGCGCTCGGCGTCGGCCAGTTCACCGGAAACGGCCCGACGATGGTCAACGGCAAGGGGTTCATCGCCATCGTGGCGTACCTCTTCGGGAACTACCACCCCATCGGGGCGCTCGGCTCCACGATGCTGTTCGCGGGCCTCGACGCCACGCAGCTCACGCTGCAGGCGCGGGACGTCTTCCAAGTGCCGACGGAACTCGTGCGCACGATTCCGTACGTCACGGTCATCGTCGTCCTCGCCGTGTTCGGTCGCACTCGCATCCCCTCGGCGGGCGGCGAGCACTACGAGTCCGGCGAGGACGAGTAA
- the cdd gene encoding cytidine deaminase, with product MDDDELLAAARDALEEAYVPYSEYPVGAAVETADGEVYVGTNVENANFSNSLHAEEVAVGSAVRDGHRDFAKVVVTSEARDAVTPCGMCRQTLAEFCDDDVPVLCDTGDGFERYTIGELIPDTITPEMLGH from the coding sequence ATGGACGACGACGAACTTCTCGCTGCCGCTCGTGACGCGCTCGAAGAAGCCTACGTGCCGTACTCGGAGTACCCCGTCGGCGCCGCAGTCGAGACCGCCGACGGCGAGGTGTACGTCGGCACGAACGTCGAGAACGCGAACTTCTCGAACAGCCTCCACGCCGAGGAGGTGGCGGTCGGGTCGGCGGTCCGCGACGGCCACCGCGACTTCGCGAAAGTCGTCGTCACGTCCGAAGCGCGCGACGCCGTGACGCCCTGCGGGATGTGCCGGCAGACGCTCGCGGAGTTCTGCGACGACGACGTGCCCGTGCTCTGCGACACCGGCGACGGCTTCGAGCGCTACACCATCGGCGAACTCATTCCGGACACCATCACGCCCGAGATGCTCGGGCACTGA
- a CDS encoding DMT family transporter: protein MHRSRVAVLFAVVAIAWGGSYVAIDVGLRELPALLFAAYRLETAAVVALPAAYVVCERFAPRTRGEVASAAVNGALVVALTNAFLFVGQQYTTGGVASVLFSTNPVIAAGLTAAVSPSERLDAVEAVGLVVGLTGVAVVVRPSSGALADGTTGKLLLLGGATSLALGSVVVDRISSDLDALAETAWGLAFGAALAHIASVLAGDPQTLPASGPLLAAIAYTGVVSTALAYPLYFELIDAVGPVRANLVSYAVPVVTAVSSWALLGRAIGPVTAAGFAIIAAGFALLNRRALRSLFSARASRA from the coding sequence GTGCATCGGAGTCGCGTCGCGGTCCTGTTCGCGGTGGTCGCGATAGCGTGGGGCGGGTCGTACGTCGCCATCGACGTCGGCCTGCGGGAGTTGCCGGCGCTGCTGTTCGCGGCGTACCGGCTGGAGACTGCGGCCGTCGTCGCGCTGCCGGCGGCGTACGTCGTCTGCGAGCGCTTCGCCCCGCGGACTCGCGGGGAAGTCGCCAGCGCGGCGGTCAACGGCGCGCTCGTCGTCGCGCTGACGAACGCGTTCCTGTTCGTCGGCCAGCAGTACACCACGGGCGGGGTCGCGTCGGTGCTGTTCTCCACGAACCCCGTCATCGCGGCGGGGCTGACGGCCGCGGTGTCGCCGTCCGAGCGCCTCGACGCCGTGGAAGCGGTCGGTTTGGTGGTGGGGCTCACCGGCGTCGCCGTCGTCGTGCGGCCGTCGTCGGGCGCGCTCGCCGACGGGACGACCGGGAAACTGCTGTTGCTCGGGGGTGCGACGAGCCTCGCGCTGGGCAGCGTGGTCGTCGACCGAATCAGTAGCGACCTCGACGCGCTCGCGGAGACGGCGTGGGGGCTGGCGTTCGGCGCCGCGCTCGCACACATCGCCAGCGTACTCGCGGGCGACCCCCAGACGCTGCCGGCGTCCGGGCCGCTGCTCGCCGCAATCGCGTACACGGGCGTCGTCTCGACGGCGCTTGCGTACCCGCTGTACTTCGAGCTCATCGACGCCGTCGGACCGGTACGCGCGAACCTCGTCTCCTACGCCGTCCCGGTCGTCACCGCCGTCTCCAGTTGGGCGCTCCTCGGTCGGGCAATCGGGCCGGTAACCGCCGCGGGGTTCGCAATCATCGCAGCGGGGTTCGCGCTGTTGAACCGGCGCGCGCTGCGCTCGCTGTTCAGTGCCCGAGCATCTCGGGCGTGA
- a CDS encoding nucleoside phosphorylase: MPGDSEDPNDEVQYHVELASGDVADAVLLPGNPERLDKITPLWDDHDEVAHHREYRTATGSYDGTPISVTSTGIGSPSAAIAVEELARIGADTFIRVGSCGALQAEMDPGDLVITKGAVRQEGTSGEYVREDYPAVASHEVVSALVAAAERLGHDYHVGLTMSSDSFYAGQGRPGFEGFEAAGSDDLIQELKDANVANVEMEASAILTLANVYGLRAGAVCSVFANRETGEFLTEGESNAAETASLAVHLLAKMDEKKAQAGVDQWHAGLSLE; encoded by the coding sequence ATGCCCGGCGACAGCGAGGACCCAAACGACGAGGTCCAGTATCACGTCGAACTCGCTTCCGGCGACGTCGCGGACGCCGTGTTGCTCCCCGGCAACCCCGAGCGCCTCGACAAAATCACGCCGCTGTGGGACGACCACGACGAGGTCGCACACCACCGCGAGTACCGCACCGCCACCGGCAGCTACGACGGCACGCCGATTTCGGTCACCTCCACCGGTATCGGGTCGCCGTCGGCCGCCATCGCCGTCGAGGAACTGGCGCGAATCGGCGCGGACACGTTCATCCGCGTCGGCTCCTGCGGCGCGCTTCAAGCCGAGATGGACCCCGGCGACCTCGTCATCACGAAGGGCGCGGTCCGCCAAGAGGGCACCAGCGGCGAGTACGTCCGCGAGGACTACCCCGCGGTCGCCAGCCACGAAGTCGTCTCCGCGCTCGTCGCCGCCGCCGAACGCCTCGGCCACGACTACCACGTCGGCCTCACGATGAGTTCGGACTCCTTCTACGCGGGACAGGGCCGTCCCGGGTTCGAGGGGTTCGAGGCCGCCGGCAGCGACGACCTGATTCAGGAACTCAAGGACGCCAACGTCGCGAACGTCGAGATGGAGGCGTCGGCCATCCTCACGCTCGCGAACGTCTACGGCCTCCGCGCGGGCGCGGTCTGTTCGGTGTTCGCGAACCGCGAGACCGGCGAGTTCCTCACCGAGGGCGAGTCCAACGCCGCTGAGACCGCGAGCCTCGCGGTCCACCTGCTCGCGAAGATGGACGAGAAGAAAGCACAGGCGGGCGTCGATCAGTGGCACGCCGGCCTGAGTTTGGAGTGA
- a CDS encoding NAD(P)/FAD-dependent oxidoreductase, producing MTTRVVVLGAGYAGAGAVSKLEDELGPDAELVWVSDTDYHLVLHEAHRVIRDPGVEDKITIPVEDIKSRGTRFVHDDVVDVDIDDRTVELEDGDDVDYDYLLVGIGSETATYGIDGMAEHPHTLKGLDDAIEIHEDVTAAAREATRDDPAKVVVGGAGLSGIQSAGELAEFRDRHNAPIDVTLVEALPEIFPPGDSEIQGALRHRIEKRDIEILTDDPITAATADHLEFDERDDLDYDVFLWTGGVTGPSELGDVDLDAEHNRLQAGSNLQTGNERVFTVGDCSLVDQPDDEVAPPTAQAAWQAADVAAENIARAIDDRPLRTWTYDDQGTLVSIGEAAIAHDVQMNGFASPVRTFNGTPAKMLKKGAAARWIAKITSWSRAMKAWDAL from the coding sequence ATGACAACTAGAGTCGTCGTTCTCGGTGCCGGCTACGCTGGCGCCGGCGCGGTGTCGAAACTCGAAGACGAACTCGGCCCCGACGCGGAACTCGTCTGGGTATCCGACACCGACTACCACCTCGTCCTCCACGAAGCCCACCGCGTCATCCGAGACCCGGGCGTCGAGGACAAGATTACGATTCCCGTCGAAGACATCAAGTCCCGCGGGACGCGGTTCGTCCACGACGACGTCGTCGATGTCGACATCGACGACCGCACCGTCGAACTCGAAGACGGCGACGACGTCGACTACGACTACCTCCTCGTCGGCATCGGGTCGGAGACGGCCACCTACGGCATCGACGGGATGGCCGAACACCCGCACACGCTGAAGGGCCTCGACGACGCCATCGAAATCCACGAGGACGTCACGGCCGCGGCGCGAGAAGCCACTCGGGACGACCCCGCGAAGGTCGTCGTCGGCGGCGCCGGGCTCTCGGGCATCCAGAGCGCGGGCGAACTCGCGGAGTTCCGCGACCGCCACAACGCGCCCATCGACGTCACGCTCGTGGAGGCGCTGCCCGAAATCTTCCCGCCGGGCGACAGCGAGATTCAGGGCGCGCTCCGCCACCGCATCGAGAAGCGCGACATCGAGATTCTCACCGACGACCCCATCACCGCGGCGACCGCCGACCACCTCGAGTTCGACGAGCGCGACGACCTCGACTACGACGTGTTCCTCTGGACCGGCGGCGTCACCGGCCCCAGCGAACTCGGGGACGTCGATCTCGACGCCGAGCACAACCGCCTGCAGGCGGGTTCGAACCTCCAGACCGGGAACGAGCGCGTGTTCACCGTCGGGGACTGCTCGCTGGTCGACCAGCCCGACGACGAAGTCGCGCCGCCGACCGCGCAGGCCGCGTGGCAGGCCGCCGACGTCGCCGCCGAGAACATCGCGCGCGCCATCGACGACCGGCCGCTGCGAACGTGGACGTACGACGACCAGGGAACGCTCGTCTCCATCGGGGAGGCCGCCATCGCTCACGACGTGCAGATGAACGGTTTCGCCTCGCCGGTCCGTACGTTCAACGGGACGCCCGCGAAGATGCTGAAGAAGGGCGCGGCCGCGCGCTGGATCGCGAAGATTACGTCGTGGTCGCGCGCGATGAAGGCGTGGGACGCGCTCTAG
- a CDS encoding Rrf2 family transcriptional regulator yields the protein MSSIELTSSQKTILRALVDLYTEREQAVKGEDIAEEVDRNPGTIRNQMQSLKALQLVEGVPGPKGGYKPTVNAYEALEIQKLDTTAEVPVRHEGERLEDANVEEVGLTSVHHPELCRAEIHLRGSIREFHEGDSVTVGPTPLSKLVIEGTLDGKDDTANILILKIDSMEAPAEEPDH from the coding sequence ATGTCATCGATTGAACTGACCTCCAGTCAGAAGACGATACTGCGCGCGCTCGTAGACCTCTACACGGAGCGCGAGCAGGCCGTCAAAGGCGAGGACATCGCCGAGGAGGTCGACCGCAACCCCGGTACAATCCGGAACCAGATGCAGAGCCTGAAAGCCCTCCAACTCGTCGAGGGCGTCCCCGGCCCGAAGGGCGGCTACAAGCCGACCGTCAACGCCTACGAGGCGCTGGAAATCCAGAAGCTCGACACGACCGCCGAGGTGCCCGTGCGCCACGAGGGCGAACGCCTCGAAGACGCGAACGTCGAGGAGGTCGGGTTGACGAGCGTCCACCACCCGGAGCTGTGCCGCGCCGAGATTCACCTCCGCGGCTCCATCCGGGAGTTCCACGAGGGCGACAGCGTCACCGTCGGTCCGACGCCGCTGTCGAAGCTCGTCATCGAGGGAACGCTCGACGGCAAAGACGACACTGCGAACATTCTCATCCTGAAAATCGACTCGATGGAAGCGCCGGCCGAAGAACCCGACCACTGA
- a CDS encoding NAD-dependent epimerase/dehydratase family protein, whose amino-acid sequence MDGNRVLVTGGAGFIGSNLANHLAADNDVVALDNGYLGTPENLDDAVEYVEANVLDDDLPTEGVDVVYHLAALSSRQMLEENPREGARVNIEGFVNVVEQAHDDGCNTVVYASTSSAYGSRTEPSPEDMDLEAATGYDASMLGRERYAEYYNSFYDDITCAGMRFFSVYQGYGGNEGHKGEYANTVSQFADKIANGESPVLWGDGSQTRDFTHVDDIVRGLVTTAEHELTGVYNLGTGDAYSFNEMVDLINDALGTDVEPEYEPIPLENYVHDTCADISKIHEATGWEPQISFAEGVERVVEPYRED is encoded by the coding sequence ATGGACGGAAATCGCGTGCTGGTCACGGGCGGCGCTGGGTTCATCGGATCGAACCTCGCGAACCACCTCGCCGCCGACAACGACGTCGTCGCGCTGGACAACGGCTACCTCGGCACCCCGGAGAATCTCGACGACGCCGTCGAGTACGTTGAAGCGAACGTGCTCGACGACGACCTGCCGACTGAGGGTGTCGACGTCGTCTACCACCTCGCCGCGCTCTCGTCGCGACAGATGCTCGAAGAGAACCCACGCGAGGGCGCTCGCGTGAACATCGAGGGGTTCGTCAACGTCGTCGAACAGGCTCACGACGACGGCTGTAACACCGTCGTCTACGCGTCGACGTCCTCGGCGTACGGCAGCCGAACCGAACCCAGCCCCGAGGACATGGACCTCGAAGCCGCGACCGGCTACGACGCGTCGATGCTCGGCCGGGAGCGATACGCCGAGTACTACAACAGCTTCTACGACGACATCACGTGTGCGGGGATGCGGTTCTTCTCGGTCTACCAGGGGTACGGCGGCAACGAAGGCCACAAGGGCGAGTACGCCAACACCGTCTCGCAGTTCGCGGACAAAATCGCGAACGGCGAGTCGCCCGTGCTGTGGGGCGACGGCTCCCAGACGCGGGACTTCACGCACGTCGACGACATCGTCCGCGGGCTGGTGACGACCGCCGAGCACGAACTCACGGGCGTCTACAACCTCGGCACCGGCGACGCCTACTCGTTCAACGAGATGGTCGACCTCATCAACGACGCGCTCGGCACGGACGTCGAACCCGAGTACGAGCCCATCCCGCTGGAGAACTACGTCCACGACACGTGCGCGGACATCTCCAAGATTCACGAGGCGACCGGCTGGGAGCCCCAGATTTCGTTCGCGGAGGGCGTCGAGCGCGTCGTCGAACCGTACCGCGAGGACTGA
- the rocF gene encoding arginase gives MTKTVHVIGAPMDYGSDRRGVDMGPSAIRYADLAAELDAAGVDAVDTGDLAVPRAEEREPSDGRAKFLDEIEDVCTRLGDEVADTIADDAFPLVLGGDHAVAIGSLSGSARDAEIGALWLDAHGDFNTPATSPSGNVHGMPLAAALGRGEFADTEWANAAGLREENVALVGLRNLDPSEREAIRDSEMTAFTMSDIDERGVNSVVDEALDIVTAGTDGVHVSLDVDWLDPDEAPGVGTPVRGGATYREAHAALEAIAQRDAEEDLLRSLEVVEVNPILDESNRTADIAAELAASALGKRIL, from the coding sequence ATGACCAAGACCGTCCACGTCATCGGCGCACCGATGGACTACGGCTCGGACCGACGCGGCGTCGACATGGGGCCGTCGGCGATTCGCTACGCCGACCTCGCCGCGGAACTGGACGCGGCGGGCGTCGACGCCGTCGACACCGGCGACCTCGCGGTCCCCCGGGCGGAGGAGCGCGAACCGAGCGACGGGCGCGCGAAGTTCCTCGACGAAATCGAGGACGTCTGCACGCGCCTCGGCGACGAGGTCGCGGACACCATCGCGGACGACGCGTTCCCGCTGGTGCTCGGCGGCGACCACGCGGTCGCCATCGGGTCGCTGTCGGGGAGCGCGCGCGACGCAGAAATCGGCGCGCTCTGGCTGGACGCCCACGGCGACTTCAACACGCCCGCGACCTCCCCCAGCGGGAACGTCCACGGGATGCCGCTGGCGGCGGCGCTGGGCCGCGGCGAGTTCGCGGACACGGAGTGGGCGAACGCCGCCGGCCTCCGCGAGGAGAACGTCGCGCTCGTCGGCCTCCGGAACCTCGACCCGTCCGAGCGCGAGGCCATCCGTGACAGCGAGATGACCGCGTTCACGATGAGCGACATCGACGAGCGCGGCGTCAACAGCGTCGTCGACGAAGCCCTCGACATTGTGACCGCGGGCACCGACGGCGTCCACGTCTCGCTGGACGTCGACTGGCTCGACCCGGACGAAGCCCCCGGCGTCGGGACGCCGGTCCGCGGCGGCGCGACCTACCGGGAAGCCCACGCGGCGCTGGAGGCGATCGCACAACGGGACGCAGAAGAAGACCTCCTCCGCTCGCTGGAAGTCGTGGAAGTGAACCCGATTCTGGACGAGTCGAACCGGACCGCGGACATCGCCGCGGAACTGGCCGCGAGCGCGCTCGGGAAGCGAATCCTCTAA
- the gyrA gene encoding DNA gyrase subunit A yields MSSDAPDPDAPEEVADRVKNVRVDEEMEQSYIDYAMSVIAGRALPDVRDGLKPVHRRILYAMHEAGVTSGSSHRKSSNIVGDTMGDYHPHGDSAIYDALVRMAQDFSMRHPLVDGQGNFGSVDGDPAAAMRYTEARMAPIAEELLTDIEKDTVDFQSNYDDRLQEPKVLPSAFPNLLVNGSSGIAVGMSTNVPPHNLGEVVDATVHLIDNPDCTVIDLMDYVKGPDFPTAGNIVGRSDVKQAYQTGRGRVRMRAEYHVEEGDSSDSIVITELPYQQNKSKLVERIADDVRDGDLDGVRDLRDESDRNGIRIVVELKRNANTDVVENHLLESHLERTFGVINLALVDGQPKVLTLKEMLEEYVAHRKEVVRRRSEHDLAEAEDRAHILEGRLKALEQADDVVETIQDAEDRDDAKEALKDDFGFTQAQADHIVRMQLGSLTSMETAEIESEYEDVTARIERLEEILGSEDELLSVIKDELQEVKDKYADERRTSFIEDTGTVTDEDLIPEEDVVVVLTESDYIKRVPADTFDAQHRGGKGIIGTDLKDEDRVSAVFTASTHDYLLCFTNQGQVYQLKTYEIPEMSRTARGTSAVNILDLDDGEEVTSIVNTDDFGDGEYLTMVTKNGIAKRTPATEYEDVLSTGIIGIRLNDGDELVDVEVTDGKMDLVIGTEHGMTIRFDEAEVRSTSRATKGVNGVKLRDGDHVAGLAATYENDDRSLLTVTRNGYGKRTLVTEYRPQSRYGYGLVDIKTEERNGNVVSIETVTEDDDVVAMSAEGQIIRLPVDEISTVGRNTKGVKVMGVEEGDEVADVSVYRPSEDGEEEDESEADE; encoded by the coding sequence ATGAGTTCGGACGCACCAGACCCAGACGCACCCGAGGAAGTCGCGGACCGAGTGAAGAACGTCCGCGTGGACGAGGAGATGGAGCAGTCGTACATCGACTACGCGATGAGCGTCATCGCGGGCCGCGCGCTCCCGGACGTCCGGGACGGCCTCAAGCCCGTCCACCGACGCATCCTCTACGCGATGCACGAGGCGGGCGTCACTAGCGGGTCCAGCCACCGGAAGTCCTCGAACATCGTCGGGGACACGATGGGGGACTACCACCCGCACGGCGACTCCGCCATCTACGACGCGCTCGTGCGGATGGCCCAAGACTTCTCGATGCGGCATCCGCTCGTAGACGGCCAGGGGAACTTCGGCAGCGTCGACGGCGACCCCGCCGCGGCGATGCGGTACACGGAAGCCCGCATGGCACCCATCGCGGAGGAGCTGCTGACGGACATCGAGAAGGACACCGTCGACTTCCAGTCGAACTACGACGACCGCCTGCAGGAGCCGAAGGTGTTGCCGTCGGCGTTCCCGAACCTGCTCGTGAACGGGTCGTCGGGTATCGCGGTCGGGATGTCGACGAACGTCCCGCCGCACAACCTCGGCGAGGTCGTGGACGCGACAGTCCACCTCATCGACAACCCCGACTGTACAGTCATCGACCTGATGGACTACGTGAAGGGGCCGGACTTCCCGACCGCGGGGAACATCGTCGGGCGCTCGGACGTCAAGCAGGCCTACCAGACGGGCCGGGGCCGCGTCCGGATGCGCGCCGAGTACCACGTCGAGGAGGGGGATTCGAGTGACAGCATCGTCATCACGGAGCTCCCCTACCAGCAGAACAAGTCCAAGCTCGTCGAGCGCATCGCGGACGACGTCCGCGACGGCGACCTCGACGGCGTGCGGGACCTCCGCGACGAGTCCGACCGGAACGGCATCCGCATCGTCGTGGAACTCAAGCGCAACGCGAACACGGACGTCGTCGAGAACCACCTGCTCGAATCCCACCTCGAACGCACGTTCGGCGTCATCAACCTCGCGCTCGTGGACGGCCAGCCGAAAGTCCTCACGCTCAAGGAGATGCTCGAAGAGTACGTCGCCCACCGCAAGGAAGTAGTGCGGCGGCGCTCCGAGCACGACCTCGCGGAGGCCGAGGACCGCGCGCACATCCTCGAAGGCCGCCTAAAGGCCCTGGAGCAGGCCGACGACGTGGTCGAAACCATCCAGGACGCCGAGGACCGCGACGACGCCAAGGAAGCCCTGAAAGACGACTTCGGGTTCACGCAGGCGCAAGCCGACCACATCGTGCGGATGCAACTCGGCAGCCTCACGTCGATGGAGACCGCGGAAATCGAGTCCGAGTACGAGGACGTCACCGCGCGCATCGAGCGCCTCGAGGAGATTCTCGGCAGCGAGGACGAACTCCTCTCGGTCATCAAAGACGAACTCCAGGAAGTCAAAGACAAGTACGCCGACGAGCGCCGCACGTCGTTCATCGAGGACACCGGCACGGTCACCGACGAGGACCTCATCCCCGAGGAGGACGTCGTGGTCGTGCTCACCGAGAGCGACTACATCAAGCGTGTGCCCGCGGACACCTTCGACGCCCAGCACCGCGGCGGCAAGGGCATCATCGGCACGGACCTCAAAGACGAGGACCGCGTCTCCGCGGTGTTCACCGCGAGCACGCACGATTACTTGCTCTGCTTCACGAACCAGGGGCAGGTCTACCAGCTCAAGACGTACGAAATTCCCGAGATGTCCCGGACTGCTCGCGGCACGTCCGCCGTGAATATTCTGGACCTCGACGACGGGGAGGAAGTGACCTCCATCGTCAACACGGACGACTTCGGGGACGGGGAGTACCTCACGATGGTCACCAAGAACGGCATCGCTAAGCGGACGCCCGCAACCGAGTACGAGGACGTCCTCTCGACTGGCATCATCGGAATCCGGCTGAACGACGGCGACGAGCTCGTCGACGTCGAGGTAACTGACGGGAAGATGGACCTCGTCATCGGCACGGAACACGGGATGACGATTCGATTCGACGAAGCCGAGGTCCGGTCGACCAGTCGCGCTACGAAAGGCGTCAACGGCGTGAAGCTCCGGGACGGTGACCACGTCGCCGGCCTCGCGGCGACCTACGAGAACGACGACCGGAGTCTCTTGACAGTCACCCGAAACGGGTACGGGAAGCGAACGCTGGTGACCGAGTATCGACCGCAGTCCAGGTACGGATATGGGCTCGTCGACATCAAGACCGAAGAACGGAACGGCAACGTCGTGTCTATCGAAACGGTGACTGAGGACGACGACGTGGTCGCGATGAGCGCGGAGGGCCAGATTATCCGGCTCCCCGTCGACGAGATCTCGACGGTCGGCCGGAACACGAAGGGCGTGAAAGTGATGGGCGTCGAGGAAGGCGACGAGGTCGCCGACGTCTCCGTCTACCGCCCCAGCGAGGACGGCGAGGAGGAAGACGAGAGCGAAGCCGACGAGTAA